The segment TCAATTAACATGGCACTCCAGTCTGAAATCTATTTACTGCCAGGTTCTCATTTCACTGACCCTTTCTCCATATTGAGAAGTCATAAATGCTTTTCAGCCCTGCAAAGTCAACAACAGTTCAAATCCAGTTAACAGTTTAGAAGtggaattataatttattttaattgtcaTATCAATAAGCTTTCTGGTGCACTAAGCATAGGAAACCCACCCCTTCCAGCAACTTGTATGATTGATTCTGCTGGTGAAACGATAGTATGAACATTTCCCTCTTCATTTACAGCACTTTTTGTGTTTTGCTCACTTTGTTTGGAGTCCAATCTTGTTTCATCCTGAGAAGTTTTTGAGCAAACAACACTCTCTTGTGGCAAGCTTTGCAAAGGACTGGGAGCCAGAGGTATGTTACAAGTCGCTTCTGACTCCTTCAGTGGTGGCTCCAATTGTGTAGAAACAGAATCCAAAAGCTCTCTGCCAAAAGAAATGCTACATGAAGAGTTCTGATTTGTAGCAGTTTCACTGCTTCTGATAACTTCCTTGCAAAAAAGTTTATTTTCTCTCATGTTTTGCAAGGTTTCAGCGTTAGTAGTATTCCCAATAGACATATACTCCTCACTCTGTAAACTTGAAAGGGATTGTTTAACATACTCGGATCTTTCTAGCTGGCAAGAATCAGCACGTGATGAATATTCACTAATCATATTAGAAAATTGTCCCTCCAATTCACTAACCTGCGATCCTTGAGGAGTGCCAGAGGAATCTGACTTGTTGCTATAGTCTTGAAAACCCATAAGTGGTTCTGTCAGAGTAGAATTCACAAATGGCAATGTGGATGGCCATTCGCTTTCTGTAACACCCAACTCAGAGTTTGGGTAAGATAAAAGCTTGTAAGAAATGTTGTCCTTCCAAGCTTTATTCTCTGGTGCCAGGATACTTCCATGAGCAGAAGGATTGTCTACCTCTGCTTTTGCTTCCTGCTTACAAACATTGACCTTGTTGAGACCCGTGAATGGTTCTGTAGCAGTAAGACTCACAAATGGTGATGTGTATAAACCCATGGATGGCCATTCTCTTTCGGCAACATCCAACTCAGAGTCCAGGTTGTATAAATTCTTGCAAGAGAGACTGTCCTTCCAAGCGTTATTCTCTGATGCCTGGACACTTATACTAGTAGAAGGGTGGTCCATCTCCAGTTTTGCTTCCTGCTCAGTAACATTATCAACCATATTGAAAGGGATTTCTTCACTTGCTCTACAGAGGTTCGGATTGAGAACTGTCTCCCTGACAGAACCTGCAGGATAAACCCGCTGATGTCCACCCCCTGTTTTATCCAATGATACAAGATTACTATATACTTCAACAAGGTTGGTTAGTTTCTGGTATCCTAGGTGCTGTACATCCAGACACTTTCCAGAAATAGATTCAAATTTTTGACGAAGTTGGGACATTAGGAACCCCTGTGCAAATTCACCTGTGCTCACCATTTGCAATAAGAAGAAATAAAAATCCCTTTCTGAAGCTTTTGGCATTGATTTATGTTCTGCTTCATTAGTATTCATTCCAGCCCGTGAATTCTCAGGCTTTTCCCTtgtaggtttagggttagggtttggtttcTTCAATTTATGGGGATTTTCTTTAATTGTTTTAACAGGAAAAGCCAAATGGCATCCCTTTTTCACTTCCTTGACCTCTGCTATACCCTTGCATTGATCTAGCAGATTTAATACCTTAGGAAACCCAAGGAAGGCAAAATCCAGGATCTTCCCACTTGCTTTCTCAAAGTCCTTGCGAATGGGTGAAATATTATAGCCATTCTCGTTCTCTTTGCTATTTACAGTTTGTCTAAGCCATGCCCTAAATTCACCCATTGAAGCTACCTTTTTCTTAGGCTTGGTATCTGTAGGTCGCTTATGCTCCCTTTTGTTTTCTGCATGATCCATTGGATTCACAGTGCTTTTATTACCATGCCCCTGAAAACCAGGTCCTTGTGGCTGCTGCACTCTTGCTGTGGCAGCATCATATAATGGAGGAACACTGAATTGGCTTGAATCCCATCCATCATTGAATGATGATTGGCCAGTGAAAGAATTCTCAGAAATATAACCAAAACTAGATCTGGTCTGATATTCTTCACACTCCTTGCTACTAACAGTAGATGAAGACCTTTTGTAGGCAGGAGAGAAAGCCTGATAATACTCTGGACCCCACCCCTGGACATTGCTGGGAAACTGCAACTTTTCTTCATTCTGTTCTAACAAATGCAGAAAAGGTAACCATCCCAAGCAGTCATTTGCTGCAGATAACATACCAGGAGGCActtgaacaatagaagaacagaCCAAGAACACATTATAAGATCTCTCCCGAAGCTTGCGAATCGCATAGGAAAAATCCACATTCCCTATAATGAGAATTATATCCCCCGGTGGGGGCACATCTATAGCCCACAGGAGCATGTCTGCCGTTATCATTTTCTCAATTTCATTGCTATTACCTACCAGCGCTGCAACCAATACCCTCAAGTGTCAAAAACGGTAACATAAAGCCCAATATGGAAACACCAAAACATCTGTAGGATATTTATTATTTTAACAAAAACTTCAAAAATAAATTCAGACCCTTGATGAAAACCAAATACCCAAACAAAAAACTTTTGTGGAGAAAATTTACTAAAACCTTCAAAACAAATCCACAGTGCTTGCAAAACACAGTCAAAACATAGCTAAGAAAAACCTTAATCCTGAGATATTATGTTCAATGGATAATGCCAACTGACGTTGATGAAATtatgaaacaaaaaataaactcaAATTCTAAAGTGAAAAGAGTGAGGGCAAAAATTAAGCTTCAAAACATAAAACTATGGAATTCAAACATGTGCATGCTTCTACAACAATGCAACAGAAACCATATTCTAATACGGAAACCACTAATAGTAAATTTCCATGCTTAACCCTAAATTCAGGTACAACTTCAAACTTTTCAAAAGAAGCAAAGCAAACCAAAATTAACCCATACCATTTTCAGTTTTCTATGGTTGTCGTGGAATTGAATGGAAGATATTCCAATTTAGAACACTTAACGAAACGGATCTTTACCACCTCCAACAAGcctcaatcaaaaaaaaaaagaaaacattttTAAATCACCCTGGCAGAAACTGATCTCCATCAAATCCCCTTAATTCTGAAACTGCAATGCTTAATTCGAATTCCGAATAAGACAAGATAAAAACTAACTTTTATAAGTTTTTATTTTTAGGCAACAACTGGAAatgaatcaaaaaattgaaaaacaacaaTTACCAATAAAATCATTCAATGCTGCAAACAAAATCTCGATCACAAAGATTAACAGAGCCACCTTGACTACTACACACACAACAAATTAACTCCAAAAGAAAAGTATCAgaacacaaattaacaaaatttcaaaatcaatcaacactGCTAGATTTGAACATTTGACAGACTTTGACAGCCCCCTACAGGACCACAAAGAAAGACCAAAATTGCATGCCCTAAAATATCCGATTAACTAAAACTATTTTCAGATGTCAACTCAAAAACACAATTGAAGGTAAAAATGCGTGTTAACTAACTAGGCCCAAAGGGTTATCGTGTAAAGCACATAGGCCATATTTAAAATCTTATGAATGTAGTATAAGCTTACCCTAACCGACAATCTGGACTGTCCATAGCCTAATCCAAAACCCCATAGCCTAATCCAAAACCCCACAACGGGAAAAAAGCAAACCCCAGTCTGCTTCGTTTTCTTACTAATTCTGGATTTCCTGCTTAACACCAAATTGAGACTACCAAATTCGATTTGTTTTTTCCAAAGAACATATGCAACAAAAATAATGAAAGCACAGAAAATCTAGCCAATCTCAGTTTCTCCAGAAGTCCAAAAATTTGAACGGCGGGCATTTTGAATTATAAAAATTAACCTAAGAAAGAAAACCTTTCAATACCCACCCAGAGAAAccctacaaaagatcaaccaatgTACATTGTAAAACCCCAACATCGACCCACTTCTAAAACAGAATCCAATGcatggaaaacaaaaaaaaatctctaaataagCCTGCTCCAAGCTCAAAATCCAATTAACAAACTTCAAACGACGAAAAACTAAGCTGAACGATTTCCTTTGGTAATTACAATAAACCCACATCGACCCATTTCTAAAACAGAAAACAAACATCTAAAATAGCCTTGCTCCAAACCCATACTCAATTTTACTAACTTCAAACGATGAAAAAACTTCACTGAATGATTCTTTAGTAATTACAGTAAACAAAATGTGGAATTGAACAGCCGAAGTATTCCCAATTATACTACCCAAACTGTGACTGAGAATGATgaataaatacaaatacaatacaTTACTGACCAGGCTGAACCAGTTGCAGGTGGATTGCAGAATTAAACATAGTCTGGCCAAGCTCAATATCATCCTCGTTGGCAGATGGGTACTTGTAAGCAGTAAATTGATGGCCAATCCCACTCCCACGTAAGTTAAAACTTTCAAGCAAACTGTTTGCCATCGACCTTACTACGAAAGGATCCATGTGGGCTGGCAAGGGGCAGCCAGCCATGTCCCACCACAGAGACACTTTCTCCATATCCCTCTGCGATCTCTACTTACCGAGGCCTTTTGATTCAGAATTGAATTGCAGAATTTGGTTTCCTTTTCATTCAGACAAAATCTATAGATCTTTTGTTCGTCATCAATGTCGGCTTTGAAAGCCCTTTGCCTTAAAGCCTGTCATGGATGCCAAGCTCCCATGTGAATGACTGGGTACGTGAGCAGACCAAGTAATTTGCAGTGGGGCATAAATTTGTGAATTTTCTTTTGGTAAATACTCGCGTAAGTGGAAATTAGTAACATCCAAACATCGCCCCTTGACTAGTTAGAGAAGTAGTTCTTTAAATTAGTGTTTTCCACTTCTGAATGGTCCAGGAGTGATAGTTGCTGAAGGTTTTTTATATGGGTTTGATTTTTCAATTTCATGGTATATAAGTTAGAAGTTAGAGTAGTTTTGGGATGGAAGATCTAAGGCAAAAGGCATAAAATTGAATTATTATTTGTgaaaaatggttcaatgagttcaacttgaaaaattatacaattgaattttgaaataaatatcataattaaataatcaagtTAATTCATTATCAagattatttttgttttcattttgaacATACATGTAATCATGCTTTTATCAAGGCGGTGCTAAGGGGCAAACAAAATTGAGATTGGGAAGAGCTTACGACTCTTCCCAGAGACAATGAGGTTCCTTTCGTGGATTGTCAAGGGTTACAATACCCTTGACAAACAACACCTgatcaagcgatgccttgactAGGTGCGCCCAAACATTTTAATGATTCAAGAATCTAAGTTATAAGGTGGAGATGTTCTTTTATTCAAGCTTCAGTTTCAAAAATGGCGAGGTGTTTTCTCTGAGGCTTGCGGAGCTTCAGGGGGTTTGGGGATTTTGTGGAATGAAACTAATGTGGAAATTACTCTTGTGAGACTAGAGAGGTAGTGGCAGTCAGTACGAGCTTTTTCAAAAACATTAGAGTGTGAGTTTGAGTTGTTTAATGTATACGGGCCTACTAGTACCCTCGACAAGAGATTGTTGTGGGAGCAGTTGTTGGGCATCCTTCTCAATCTTGGTGGGAATATTTAtgttttgggggggattttaatgctaccCTTTCCCCTATGGATAAAAAATGAGGTTTTGTGGGTTTTAGTCAAGTGCAACAAGACTTCAGCGATTTCATGGTGGAAAACGATTTAGCTGAAGTAAATTTTAAGACATGAGATTTTACTTGGACCAATAGGAGGGTTGGCTTCTCTAATATTGTTGAAAAGTTGGACCGCTTTTTCCTGGCTAGTGACTGGGTGATGCATCCATGGTTGACTGAAGCTGCCATTCTGCCTATACATGGGTCAGACCATTATTCGATCAGCCTTCTCATTCAAGATGATTTTTCTCTAGCAAGATGTCCCTTTAAATTTGAAATGATGTGGTTCTAAGCTGAAGGATTTAGAGATTTGGTGGAGGAGTGGTGGAGGAGTTCACCTAATTGGAATGGTAATCAtgcttttatttttcataaaaaaatgcatCATCTCAAAGAGTGCCTTAAAAAGTGGAACATAGAAAAATTTAAGAATGTGTTTGATAAGAAATTGGCTATTGAAAAGGAGTTGGAAGCTCTTCATAATAGTGTGATTCAGAATGGTATGGTAGAGGATGACTTTATGGAAGAAAAAATACTTAATCAAGATTACGTGGAGGTctttgaagaagttgaggaaatacaacttcagagatcccaagaacacctgcatgcaaatacctatcacaagagaagaatggaagcacataaagcaaaaaagcataaacgctctaaagaagaaaattatcattcaaaaagggaatcaattttatgaacaagtacaatacaatccttataaaaggataatagaaaccctaaaggtatgcaaccctgaagaaaccctaaagggataatgggtatttaataaatagaataattattaaatacctacaatatttattaaattcctaagtttagcttaagcgtagagtttaatagactaataattaaataaataattattagctaatacaagataactctaacacccccccttaagatgaatgaacttagggagtagctaaaaaactaaatgcatgaagcaaaaaatgcaactacatgatgaaggcaaatttgggtcccgacaacaaggcctgatgaggtacccattcacaaccaaatctctatgaattggagaaatagagaaaaccacatgggaaaaaactctactccaaaaagagatggaaaagcaagaacacTACTGAAgtaggaaatagctgcaaacactaccaaagagtaactactgatctaaagaacctccactgaaatagaacatgaccaggtagagaagactgtaatctgcatgagtgccctcaaatggcactacttgaatcagatggcaaacaaaggcaaacaactgaactcgaagatacagatggcatgagacaccaaagcctgaagagctgatcaatcgaaccaaggaagcattagaaccaacaggacaaacctccccataatgctgaaaagggagaggaataggtacactgaaaagaacggccaacaagaactgcatgacgaagaaccaagaacatcgaaggtgcagagaaagtacatggtgtcgtggaaggaacactcacttgacacacatcatgaggtgaatgtcatggaaggaacactcactggacaatggtagatggcaaacaaggcaaacatcaacccccccatggcactttataagtagtgcatgtacaataaggcacaagaggtgcactattccatgtaaacaatgcatgatggcactttatctcaatgtgtttgcataaatacaagctacaatgataagaagactggaaatagaaacgagaaccaaaatagagacatcctacccagagaagagatcccaggaactgaaacaaccaagatatccaccaaaatgctgaaaaacaaaaaattgaataaaatatgcatggagtagaatctggaaataaaactcatatggctggaaagtgcacagaacaagctttccaacgatataaagttttcaaaaaatgaagttcagatgctcattctatggctcccaaaGTGCAAAAAAGAGACTCCACTTTGACTGGAagaaaacatagtcaaacagcaaaattggaaaaaaaaaccaACATGACAAGGTCTGGCTTGGAACTagcttttcgacgcctattcgttttcgaaaaaatgactctgtatgcccaaaatatggccaaaagaaaaaaaacccctctttttgggcataaaaagggttaaaaaaattttattttattttttttgacgaaattttttggatgcatttgcaggtacagccatacggatttttgtgcctcgtaaagtgtgccaacgaaaaaatcatggcctagatgcacttgtcaccgaaataggtcaaattatatatcaaaatgaatgaaaacacccttcggaagccaacggtgaggtcttttttggcccaaactgctctgattttattttaataatttttttgatgaatttctcgaaattcgtgcaaaaaaaaggcaaaaccaaagaaaaaaattcagaacccaaatttgacaaattttatatggaaatgggggttttggggcattCTGAGCTCGACGATGagatccgtttgagcccaaaatgatcaaaatcAAAACAGCTACCCTAGAtccaataaaaaattataataaaacttgaaaccctcctccaaaaaatcttctaaaaaatcaggaacaagcagcaacagatgtaggctctgataccatgaagaagttgaggaaatacaacttcagagatcccaagaacacctgcatgcaaatacctgtcacaagagaagaatggaagcacataaagcaaaaaagcataaatgctctgaagaagaaaattatcattcagaaagggaatcagtTTTATGAACAAGTACAatgcaatccttataaaaggataatagaaaccctaaaggtatgcaaccctgaagaaaccctaaagggataatgtgtatttaataattagaagaattattaaatacctataatatttattaaatgcctaggTTTAGCctaagcatagagtttaatagactaataattaaataaataattattagctaatacaagataactctaatagTCTTGGTTAGAGAGGAAATTTTCTGGAGACAAAAATCTCGTGAAACATGGTTAAAGGATGGTGATAGAAACAACAAATTCTTTCATAGCTCTGTAAAAGTGAGACGGTCTTGCAACAAAATATTTTCAATTCATAATAAATATGGGGTTGATGTGTCTAATCAGAAGGATATTCAGGAGGCGACAATGAGTTTTTTTCAGCAGCTTCTTTCAGAGGAAGATACGTGGAACATGGTGGACGAGAGTTCTCTGGAAATCATACCTAAAtgtatatcaggtgcacaaaatatcATTTTGATGGATAAGGTCTCTTTGGAAGAAGTGAAAAGGGCACTTTTTGGTATAGGGAGTGACAAAGCTCCAGGCTCAGATGGCTTCCCaacaactttttttaaaaaattttgggaTCTCTTTGCAATGGATTTATGGAGAGTGGTTGAGGAGTCTAGAGTAGGGGGCTTTATTTTGAAAGATTTGAATAACACATTCATAGCCTTGGTCCCCAAAATgaattcaatttcttcttttgaagaTTTTCATCCTATttctttatgtaatattgtttataaGATTATCTCAAAATTATTGTAAATCGGCTGAAGACGGTTTTGAACTGCATTATTTTGGAAGAACAAAGTAGTTTTGCCCCgaatagatcaattgtggaagaAATTATTATTTCCCATGAGGCCATGCACTCGatcaaatcaacaaaaactatcagaATGATAGTTAAGCTTGATATACAAAAGACCTATGAGAGGGTGAATTGGAGCTTTATGTTTGTCGTGCTGTGAAagtttggtttttgttttgaatggATTAATTGGGTCAAGAGTTGTGTGTGTTCCCCACGGTTCTTTATTATGGTCAATGGTAGCCCACAGGGGTTTTTTGAATCCACTaggggtttaaggcaaggggatcttatatcccctttcctttttttattattatggctGAAGTTTTAGGTCGTTTGATTTCAAAGAAGAGGGATGATGGGTTGTGGAAATGCATGAAAGTGGCTCAGGGTGTAAGGACTATAACTcatttacaatttgttgatgatacattaCTTCTAGGGGAGGCATCTTTAACGGAATCAAGGATCATGAGGAGCACGCTTGATAAGTACTCTCAATGGTCAGGATAGAAGGTCAACTGGAGGAAGTAAAAAATATACTTCTTTAATACGAGTGTGGGGAAGTAGAGGGAGATATATCAGATTATGGGAATGAAGATTGGTGGGCTCCCAGGAAAATATTTAGGCATCCCACTTTTGGGGGGT is part of the Cryptomeria japonica chromosome 10, Sugi_1.0, whole genome shotgun sequence genome and harbors:
- the LOC131073390 gene encoding uncharacterized protein LOC131073390, which encodes MEKVSLWWDMAGCPLPAHMDPFVVRSMANSLLESFNLRGSGIGHQFTAYKYPSANEDDIELGQTMFNSAIHLQLVQPALVGNSNEIEKMITADMLLWAIDVPPPGDIILIIGNVDFSYAIRKLRERSYNVFLVCSSIVQVPPGMLSAANDCLGWLPFLHLLEQNEEKLQFPSNVQGWGPEYYQAFSPAYKRSSSTVSSKECEEYQTRSSFGYISENSFTGQSSFNDGWDSSQFSVPPLYDAATARVQQPQGPGFQGHGNKSTVNPMDHAENKREHKRPTDTKPKKKVASMGEFRAWLRQTVNSKENENGYNISPIRKDFEKASGKILDFAFLGFPKVLNLLDQCKGIAEVKEVKKGCHLAFPVKTIKENPHKLKKPNPNPKPTREKPENSRAGMNTNEAEHKSMPKASERDFYFFLLQMVSTGEFAQGFLMSQLRQKFESISGKCLDVQHLGYQKLTNLVEVYSNLVSLDKTGGGHQRVYPAGSVRETVLNPNLCRASEEIPFNMVDNVTEQEAKLEMDHPSTSISVQASENNAWKDSLSCKNLYNLDSELDVAEREWPSMGLYTSPFVSLTATEPFTGLNKVNVCKQEAKAEVDNPSAHGSILAPENKAWKDNISYKLLSYPNSELGVTESEWPSTLPFVNSTLTEPLMGFQDYSNKSDSSGTPQGSQVSELEGQFSNMISEYSSRADSCQLERSEYVKQSLSSLQSEEYMSIGNTTNAETLQNMRENKLFCKEVIRSSETATNQNSSCSISFGRELLDSVSTQLEPPLKESEATCNIPLAPSPLQSLPQESVVCSKTSQDETRLDSKQSEQNTKSAVNEEGNVHTIVSPAESIIQVAGRGLKSIYDFSIWRKGQ